In one window of Camelina sativa cultivar DH55 chromosome 15, Cs, whole genome shotgun sequence DNA:
- the LOC104746462 gene encoding purple acid phosphatase 18-like — translation MEKWARSLLLLTLSLLIIFASVAADDYVRPKPREALQFPWERKSSSQPEQVHISLAGDKHMRVTWVTSDKSSPSFVEYGTSPGKYSYLGQGESTSYSYIMYRSGKIHHTVIGPLEADTLYYYRCGGAGPEFHLKTPPAHFPITFAVAGDLGQTGWTKSTLDHIDQCKYAVHLLPGDLSYADYMQHKWDTFGELVQPLASVRPWMVTQGNHEKENIPFIVDEFVSFNSRWKMPYEESGSNSNLYYSFEVAGVHAIMLGSYTDYDRYSDQYRWLKADLAKVDRERTPWLIVLFHVPWYNSNDAHQHEGDDMMAEMEPLLYASGVDIVFTGHVHAYERTKRVNNGKSDPCGPIHITIGDGGNREGLARKYKDPSPEWSVFREASFGHGELQMVNSSHALWTWHRNDDDEPTRSDEVWLNSLVNSGCLKKRHEELRKMLLEP, via the exons ATGGAAAAGTGGGCAAGGTCGCTGCTCCTCCTTACATTGTCTCTGTTAATAATCTTCGCTTCTGTGGCGGCTGATGATTACGTCCGGCCTAAACCTCGTGAAGCCTTGCAGTTTCCATGGGAACGAAAGTCCTCTTCTCAACCCGAGCAG GTGCATATCTCATTGGCTGGAGATAAACATATGCGAGTGACTTGGGTTACCAGCGACAAATCATCTCCTTCCTTTGTTGAATATGGAACATCTCCCGGGAAATACTCGTATCTTGGTCAAGGTGAGAGCACCTCCTACAGCTATATAATGTACAGGTCAGGGAAGATACATCATACAGTCATCGGTCCATTGGAAGCAGACACTCTTTATTACTACCGTTGTGGCGGAGCAGGACCTGAGTTCCATCTGAAAACACCACCAGCTCATTTCCCTATTACTTTTGCTGTGGCTGGGGATCTTGGACAAACCGGTTGGACCAAGTCGACTCTAGATCATATCGATCAATGCAAATACGCTGTGCATCTACTTCCCGGGGATCTTTCTTACGCTGACTATATGCAGCACAAGTGGGACACGTTTGGGGAGCTGGTTCAGCCTTTAGCAAGTGTAAGGCCGTGGATGGTGACTCAAGGAAACCATGAGAAAGAGAATATTCCCTTTATAGTGGATGAGTTTGTATCTTTTAACTCGAGGTGGAAGATGCCGTATGAGGAAAGTGGATCCAATTCAAATCTTTATTATTCTTTTGAGGTTGCGGGTGTCCATGCCATCATGCTTGGCTCATACACTGATTACGATCGCTACTCAGATCAATACCGTTGGTTAAAG GCTGATCTAGCAAAGGTGGACCGAGAAAGAACTCCGTGGCTAATAGTCCTCTTCCATGTACCATGGTATAACAGTAACGATGCCCATCAGCATGAAGGTGATGACATGATGGCAGAAATGGAGCCTTTGCTTTATGCGAGCGGTGTTGATATCGTATTTACTGGTCATGTCCATGCTTATGAACGCACG AAACGTGTCAACAATGGTAAATCAGATCCATGTGGTCCCATACACATAACCATAGGTGATGGAGGAAACAGAGAAGGGTTGGCTCGCAA GTACAAAGATCCGTCGCCAGAGTGGTCAGTATTCAGGGAAGCAAGCTTTGGACATGGGGAGCTACAGATGGTGAATTCAAGCCACGCGCTTTGGACCTGGCATAGGAACGATGATGACGAGCCAACAAGGTCTGATGAAGTTTGGTTAAACTCTCTTGTGAACTCGGGATGTTTGAAGAAAAGGCATGAAGAACTCAGGAAAATGCTCTTGGAACCATAA
- the LOC104746463 gene encoding protein FATTY ACID EXPORT 6, whose protein sequence is MHDFCFTIPYGMILIGGGLIGYMKKGSITSFAGGAGTGLLLILAGYISLKAFEKKKNSYIAIVLQTVIAAALTLVMGQRYLLTGKIMPAGLVAGISALMTCFYVYKIATGGNKFPSKAE, encoded by the exons atgcatgattTTTGCTTTACTATCCCGTACGGGATGATTCTAATCGGCGGAGGATTAATCGGGTACATGAAAAAAGGAAGTATTACGTCTTTCGCCGGAGGTGCAGGCACTGGGTTACTACTCATCCTCGCCGGCTATATCAGTCTCAAAgcttttgagaagaagaagaattcgtATATCGCTATTGTTCTTCAGACAG tTATCGCAGCTGCTCTCACACTAGTCATGGGACAACGTTACTTGCTGACTGGAAAGATTATGCCGGCTGGTTTGGTTGCTGGGATCAG TGCTCTCATGACCTGTTTCTACGTATACAAGATTGCGACTGGTGGCAATAAATTCCCATCAAAAGCTGAATGA
- the LOC104746464 gene encoding serine/threonine-protein kinase PBS1-like, giving the protein MKINCLFCCMSEKRFTRRSSSRQSIKDCIDAKNNITTFENISFKTDSSRRKYIAEEIAKLGKGNISAHIFTFRELCVATKNFNPDNQLGEGGFGRVYKGHIETPEKVVAVKQLDRNGYQGNREFLVEVMMLSLLHHQNLVNLVGYCADGDQRILVYEYMQNGSLEDHLLELVRNKKKPLDWDTRMKVAAGAARGLEYLHETADPPVIYRDFKASNILLDEEFNPKLSDFGLAKVGPTGGETHVSTRVMGTYGYCAPEYALTGQLTVKSDVYSFGVVFLEMITGRRVIDTTKPTEEQNLVTWASPLFKDRRKFTLMADPLLEGKYPIKGLYQALAVAAMCLQEEATTRPMMSDVVTALEYLAMTKTEEDGQTVEEEEEQEEDERSKL; this is encoded by the exons ATGAAAATAAATTGCTTGTTCTGTTGTATGTCTGAGAAACGGTTCACCAGACGATCATCATCACGACAAAGCATCAAAGACTGCATTGATGCAAAGAACAATATAACTACATTTGAAAACATCTCTTTTAAAACAG ATAGCAGTAGGCGAAAATACATAGCCGAGGAGATAGCAAAACTCGGGAAAGGGAACATCAGTGCTCATATCTTTACATTCAGAGAGCTCTGCGTCGCCACCAAGAACTTCAACCCGGATAATCAGCTCGGTGAAGGCGGATTTGGAAGGGTTTACAAAGGGCACATAGAGACCCCGGAGAAA GTTGTTGCAGTTAAGCAGCTAGACAGGAATGGTTACCAAGGGAATAGAGAGTTTCTTGTGGAAGTCATGATGTTGAGTCTCTTACATCATCAAAACCTTGTCAATTTGGTTGGATACTGCGCAGACGGGGATCAACGGATCCTTGTCTATGAATACATGCAAAATGGCTCTTTAGAGGATCATCTTCTAG AATTGGTGCGGAACAAGAAGAAGCCGTTGGATTGGGACACAAGAATGAAAGTTGCAGCAGGAGCAGCGAGAGGGCTTGAGTATCTACACGAAACAGCTGATCCTCCTGTGATCTACAGAGATTTCAAGGCCTCAAACATATTGCTTGACGAAGAATTCAACCCAAAGCTTTCAGATTTCGGTTTAGCTAAAGTTGGTCCAACAGGTGGGGAGACTCATGTGTCAACGAGAGTGATGGGAACATACGGGTATTGTGCGCCTGAGTATGCTCTCACAGGACAGCTCACTGTGAAATCCGACGTTTACAGCTTTGGAGTCGTGTTCTTGGAGATGATCACAGGAAGAAGAGTCATTGACACCACAAAACCAACTGAAGAACAGAACTTAGTCACTTGG GCGAGTCCACTGTTCAAAGATAGGAGAAAGTTCACGTTAATGGCGGATCCATTGCTAGAAGGGAAGTATCCAATAAAAGGATTGTATCAAGCGCTTGCAGTAGCAGCAATGTGTCTCCaagaagaagcaacaacgaGACCAATGATGAGCGATGTAGTCACTGCGCTCGAGTACTTAGCCATGACCAAAACCGAAGAAGATGGACAaactgtagaagaagaagaagaacaagaagaagacgaaagatccaaactttga